CCTTCAAACGCAAGTAGGACAAATATGGGGTGACATCAATGTGTGACAATTGGACAAgaacaacaagaatgagtatcatcaattttcttgtatATTTCAATAAATGAGTGGTTTTTTATAAGTCAATTAATGCTTCTAACAAAATTCAAGATACAAACTATATTGAAAACCTAATAAATATCGTAATAGAAGAAATCGAACCACAATACATTATCCAAATAGTCACCAATGATAGAGCAAATTTCAAGAAAGTCGATTTATAATCGAAAAAAAAacattgttttggactccatgtgcaactCATTATATggatctaatgctgaaggatattggtgagctaCCATCAATTAGCAAGTGTGTAACTCAAGCACAGTTgattataaagtttatatataatcatcattagaTCCACTCTTTGATGCAAAAGTATCTAAATGGTGAGATACTCATATCTAGAGTCATTCGGTTTGCTATAAATTTTATTGCCTTAAAGTCAATACAGTACAAGAGGCAGGGCCTCAAGGCAATGATCACTTCACAGGAATGGTCCAATTCCGGGTATTCAAAATCGAGCgatggaaaaaagataaaaaagacttTTTTCTTCTAGATTTTATGATAcgataaatgaaatcataataggAGTGAAATCATCTTACGTTATCCTCCGTAAAGTCGATATAGACAAGCGCCTCCAAATGTCTTATCTTAAACATATGTTGATTATAGCAAAGAGGAGGTCAAGAAAGCATTTAAAGATGATTTTGAGATCGAGCAATACTTACAGAACATAGATCGCAAGATTAAAGTTCATATGGACCAAGATATCCATAATATAGATAAATTCATGTTCAGTgcaatttaattcataatttttttaatatttaaaacattcttactaacaaaattatttgtCTTATAGCATATTATCTAAATCCAAGCACTCAATTTCAGTATAGTCTTAAAACGCGATCAGATTTATTGTTGACACTaaaaaatgttatatatcgactcGTGTCGAACACTACTGATGTAGTTGATAGAGGGTCAATTATTCCGAAAAATAATTCGTTCATTCTCCAACGTTGTAGGTGTATTATGTCGTTACAATATAGCTCTTCGTGAGAAAAAAATACACACATGTAGATTATAAACTATATTAATTATTTACTATGCTATTAaagtcttatttatatctttttgcagtcaagtggtggctacaatttggagaGGACGCACtaaatttaaggaaggttgtcgtCCATGTACTTTTGTAGACGACAACATCTAATGATTGCAAACATAATTGGTCAACGTTTACATTGATTCACACGAAGGTCCGCAACAGACTTTCGTATAAACAGTTGGAGAAATTGGTATATGTCCACTATAACATGTGGCTAAGGCTGCGGTGTGCTAAGCCGGACAAGGAGTCAGAGGAAACAGAGATTGATCCTATCAACCTCCAATTCTATAACGAAGATTTGGAGCCAATGTTGGAGTGGGTCGAAGCAGCGgaaaaccaagaggatcctctatttGATGAGGAAGGAGATCCTCTACGTCCTTTGCGTTATATCATCAaagcaatagaagaagaggaagcacatcCCTAGTAGGAGGAAGATCTCCCTCGATCAGAATGTAACGAAAGGAGCCGAACAACATTGAGTCAGAGTACTCAAGGAACTAGAGACACCCAACTATCACAGTCATCCGCCCAGCGTGAATAggtaaaggcaaaggggaaggtagTAGCATCGATCGCACAGTTGAAAAAAATTGAGTCGGGCGATAAGACACCTCACCAATCACATTCAACCACCCGCTTGGTCTAGAGACATGACAACGATATAGACAACAGTGCCTCAATCAATGATGGCGGCAACATCAGAGAGTTgatggtctcgtctacacaattTGAGGATGGTGCATGGCCCGATGAgtagtattttacacatgccacccaagattcagatcatggagctcAACGAGGTACTTGTCAAGTTTATACATGAAAGGGGAAAATAGTAGATTTTGAACATATGCAATAGAGCCTACACAACGTAGTCAGAGCAAAGCTCATCACATTCACAGttgtcgtattatggagaatcttacgacCAACAACAGTACAacgatagttggtcatacttcttcgAGCAACAATACAGTGATCAATCTTATGACATAGAGCAGTAGATCAATGGCAaaagtagaagttctgacattctcCATGCTCCGCACCAAAACATGCCACAATCGTCCTTGCCTCAAGAGATACCTCGAACACATGTGGTTCCCGCTGATCAaactacgaccatcaccacattgatgcaataATGGCATACGATATATCAGtatactatgtcatgggatcaatttcaagattaggttcgacaaacatatcaaattgatatatagatacataagATCGAGGACTCCGATCCATCGCCCGTGGAATCTCATCATTCTTTTTTGTAGTAGAATCAGatatatccatcgattgattacttaattCGTTTAAATCTTGAAGTTtaaattgtttaaaaaataatctaacaattcaaatcatttctctgtagataattcaatattaacgtaaGAACGATCTAGAAtataccacaaagctactcctcaaaactcaaaaaaatatcactattttttcttaatttaaattatttttttttgaaattatgctaaatttatatgtatttccaatttaaaaatcataaacctttttttatttttcaagtattttggAGCTATTTTCGATAATTTTACTATGCCATTGGTATGTCCCAATGTATCGACATATGATACATCGATACGCCTCGGTACATACCATACTGATAGCTGATCGATACACTGGTATAGACTAGTAAGGTAAACCTTACTCATAATTGTAACAAATGAAGCATTCAAGCTTCATTGAGAGTGACACATAGTAGCTACGTGATCTTGCCACTGAAATAGTTACATTTAAATATATCCATCAGTTATCTACAAAGCATAAAACCGTATCCTTCTTTATCCAAAATTAGGTCCAAAATTTTAGTAGCAAATAGCAAGAAAAACTAACAGATTCTCAGTCCAATAGTCATACTAACTGTAGCAAGAATGAGGTAACTCACCATTCCAAACTCCTCTGCATCCCAACTGCATAGGATTATTGTCCTTCGAGGTCTCCAGCCCGAGCGCAACAAGCTCCCATAACGGCGAGCAACATCAAGAAGTGCAGCTGTTCCACTATTGGGGTCCACAGCACCAAATGTCCATGCATCTCTGTGGTTGCCAAGGATAACATAACGATCTGGCTCCTCACTTCCCCTTATGACACCGAAAACATTCTGAATCTTTGCCAACTTCTTATCTTCCTTGACAACCATAAAGGGATAAAATGGTAGTGCAAATTAAACACATAGAACTAAAGGATCATTTCCATATGCAAGCAGCTAAAAATTGAATTGTATAAGAGCAAACAAGAGAAGGCTCTCATAACAAGGAAAACCTGTAGATAAAGGTAAGGTATGCTTCCACAAGAAAGGTTCCACGTCAGAATAATAACAGATCAGACAAAATAAATTTTACCGCAGAGAAACATAACTAGAAAACAGGAGATCATGAAAGACAAAGTTGTAGCATTTGCAACACACACAAGTCAACAAAGGTTCAGAAGCTGCAATTCGAAGAAAACATTAGACACGTGGGGTCACATATAATGTACCCACTAAAGTACAATGCTAAGATACATTATAGATGATAAAGACAGGTCGTTCATTCATTGATACTAGTATCTTACATGTGTTTTGGCTGAATAAGACACATGAAGCCACCTCAAACAAGACATTTAATTGTTTGAATGCACCTCTAAGATGGGACCATGTCATCCTGGTTGGACCCTGTGCCCCAGTAAGCTAAGGTTCCAACTCGTCATAAAATTTGAAGATTTCTGCAACATAAATTCATCATATACCAACACAATGGACAGTTTTGATGGACCATCTGGTAAAGTAGAACATCATAAACTGGAAAGAAGAATATGTTGATCTTATCACTGCATCATTTGGACATCTTCATATGGAATATGGGACCACAAGAAAGGGGTATCTAACCATTAGCTACTGCGATAGCTACTGCGAAACAATCAAGTGAGATGATGGCAACATCATACCAATCCACGTATTTGTGACAAGGACAAGCATTCATACTCATACAACTCGGTATACTTAGATTGTGTTGACCTGATACACGACAGAATTAGTACAAACAACACCTTTTCAGACctattagccattgatttctcaagGCGTTGGACCGCATACATCAGCGAAAGATTGCATATGGTTCGTCGGAGTCAGAAGGGACGTCATCGGTAAGAGAATTCagctaaataaaaaaggaaaccgACGGCTGATACCTGTGGGAAAAGGAACGACCATCTACAGCCGTCAAACTGTGGCAGATGAAAACCATGGACGACCGAGATTACCTGATACGTGAGGTTGACCAACGTGGGGCCGGGTCCGACGCCGCTGTCCTCCGCCAAAGGCAACGCGTCTCTCCAAGCGCGAGGCATCGGGGGCCCACCCAGCGTCCTCAAAATCTCCATCGCCACAGCCTCCGCCAGCGGCATCGACGGAATCTTGGGGAACCTCCGCCTCACCTCCTCCTCGTCGGCGTCAAGCCTCTCGCCCCCACCGTCGTCCGCCGCAGCCGCGGCGGAAGGAGCCGCCCACCCGGGGGTCAGCGGATCGCCGACCCCGCCGAGCAACACGGTCCCCCTCTCGACTCCACCGCGGTCGGCCGCCTTAAACATCAGCACAGCCACCGCGCCTCTCGCCGCGGCCCTCACAACCACCGCACCCCGGTACCCGCCGCCGCGTCGCACGATCACGACGCAGCCCTTGACGTCGACACCAAGCCGGTCGAGCGCCCGGTAGTCCTCCTCCCGGCCATAATTGATGAACACCCCGGGGGCCATGGCGGCGCCTGAGGGAGAGTAGGCGTGGTACGGCGGCACGGCGGCGGCCTCGGGGTCTGCGGGCTCAGCAAGGGGAAGTGACCTCAGGAGGGCGCCGTCAGGGCGGAGGAGGGCGAGGGAGGCGGAGGCGGGGTAGGAGAGGAGCGGATAGTAGTCGGCCACGAGGGTCCGGAGGCCGGCGGAGCGGAGGTGGGCGAGGACGTAGGAGGCGGCGTGGGCCGCGGAAGGGGTGCCGGCTAGGTGTGGGCGGAGGGTGAGGGTGCGGAGGTGGGCTGCGATGCTAGCATTGGCgccgggggagagggagaggaagaggcgGTGAGGATCGCTGAGGGAGTCCGCGGGGGCATTGCGGGAAGAAggcggaggagaaggaagaggggaGGGTTTATTCCGGGAAGGGGCAAGGGAGAAGAGGtataagagaaagaagaagagaaggacgagggagaggaaacagaggacgGCTCGGTGGGCGTGGGGGTGTTTGGGAGGGAGCGGCGGGCGCATtccgtgaagagagagagagagagagagagagagagagagagagagagagagagttgggggACGGGGACGAAGTCGGAGGGTGGCGTTGAAGGCGGATGGGTTTTCGCTTTCAGCATCATTATGAAATGAAGTGGAAATACCGATAAACTTCTTTGGCCTGGTGGGAATCGAATAGGAGACACCTGAGGGATGGATGCGGAAACCAATAATTGCCGCGCCTATACTTTTCCGTGGCGTAAGGTCGCGACTGATTCCTCGCTCGAGTAGTATCACGTAGCAGCAAACTTGTGGTTTGAACTATCGGATATTATTTTAGCCGCCCAGTTTTTTAACGTGACAAATGAGAAGTGCCACCTTAATTATTGATGTTGAAGATGCCTGCAAGTAAATAATACTAGTAATAAATTCACTTTACTGTTATTTAAAGTGAAAGCAATATAAAGGAAAGGAGATGCTAATTAATgtttgaagaaaaatgaaaattaaaaaaaaatttgtcaATCCAATTTTGGAGGAGATGCAATGCTTAACAAATTTTAACTTCAAGCTGTGTTGTCTTCTCCCTCCTTTTTCTTACTATTTTAACTTCCATGAATCCCATGTCAACAGTACAATTCTACTAGGATAAGGGGAAGGCCATAATAGAATAGTAAGAAACACTAGAGAACGAAAAGAAATGTTCAAGTAGGAATCGATGTTTAAACAGGCAACAACAGAGTCACAAGTCGGCAATAACAGGCCAACCAGGATCATCGAAGAAAAGTGGGTACGTACTTGCATATATCTATGACTTCAATAGGTTCCATCCACTTAACTCGGTTGAATCATCCGCAATATCTGCATGAAAACCGTGTGTCCCATGCTCAAAGAGACAAGGAGAATGATTCTTGCTTAAAATTTAATCAAGCAAACATCATCTGGATACATAATAGACTGACCACGCCGCTAtactgcagaaaaagaatttgacAACATTAAGACATCTGCCATAAGACTTCAGAATTAACTCAGAATCAAGATTTGTTAAAAATGGTAATAAGACAGACTGACCAGCCAGCCATACCAACATGTCTTGTCAGCAGCAGGCTTGCTTGAATAGATCCAAGCGGCAGATACATGCAGCAAGAGAGAGGAGTCCAGCATAAAATTTCCAACATAATGGATCATCAAAAAGCTACTCTAGGTGAGACAGCTAGCCGCTTCACAATTTCTACCACGAGCCACAAACATGTGGGCTCTCCAAAAACTAAGCAAGTTCACTGGGGAATACAAGCCGCTTTAGCGAGAACATTGATCATGTACAGCAAATACATGCAATCGCCAATGATCATGTTGGTGTGATGTTAGCAATAAAAGCACCATCAGTATATTTGAGACGCCTTAGCAATGCTCCACTCAGACGAGGGATCAAAACAG
Above is a genomic segment from Musa acuminata AAA Group cultivar baxijiao chromosome BXJ3-4, Cavendish_Baxijiao_AAA, whole genome shotgun sequence containing:
- the LOC135637134 gene encoding probable glutamate carboxypeptidase VP8 isoform X1 encodes the protein MRPPLPPKHPHAHRAVLCFLSLVLLFFFLLYLFSLAPSRNKPSPLPSPPPSSRNAPADSLSDPHRLFLSLSPGANASIAAHLRTLTLRPHLAGTPSAAHAASYVLAHLRSAGLRTLVADYYPLLSYPASASLALLRPDGALLRSLPLAEPADPEAAAVPPYHAYSPSGAAMAPGVFINYGREEDYRALDRLGVDVKGCVVIVRRGGGYRGAVVVRAAARGAVAVLMFKAADRGGVERGTVLLGGVGDPLTPGWAAPSAAAAADDGGGERLDADEEEVRRRFPKIPSMPLAEAVAMEILRTLGGPPMPRAWRDALPLAEDSGVGPGPTLVNLTYQEDKKLAKIQNVFGVIRGSEEPDRYVILGNHRDAWTFGAVDPNSGTAALLDVARRYGSLLRSGWRPRRTIILCSWDAEEFGMIGSTEWVEQNLGKLTSMTVTYLNVDCAVQGDGFFAGATPQLDKLLVQVTKQIQDPDLEGRTVYDSWAANNEGISKIERLARADSDFSAFLHHAGIPSVDLYYGEAFGGYHTAFDSYKWMIEHGDPSFHRHVAIAELWGLLGLRLADDPVLPFDYLSYSTQLHEYATTLITFLDGGISVHPLNASVDELSAAIREALEEGKKLQEVETSEEFAALRIRAFNDRLMLAERGFLEAEGLRRKQWFKHMVYSPPEDSESKMPFFPGIADAISPARKHAGKGTQLGVQHEIWRVARAIRRVAATLRGELI
- the LOC135637134 gene encoding probable glutamate carboxypeptidase VP8 isoform X2, with amino-acid sequence MRPPLPPKHPHAHRAVLCFLSLVLLFFFLLYLFSLAPSRNKPSPLPSPPPSSRNAPADSLSDPHRLFLSLSPGANASIAAHLRTLTLRPHLAGTPSAAHAASYVLAHLRSAGLRTLVADYYPLLSYPASASLALLRPDGALLRSLPLAEPADPEAAAVPPYHAYSPSGAAMAPGVFINYGREEDYRALDRLGVDVKGCVVIVRRGGGYRGAVVVRAAARGAVAVLMFKAADRGGVERGTVLLGGVGDPLTPGWAAPSAAAAADDGGGERLDADEEEVRRRFPKIPSMPLAEAVAMEILRTLGGPPMPRAWRDALPLAEDSGVGPGPTLVNLTYQEDKKLAKIQNVFGVIRGSEEPDRYVILGNHRDAWTFGAVDPNSGTAALLDVARRYGSLLRSGWRPRRTIILCSWDAEEFGMIGSTEWVEQNLGKLTSMTVTYLNVDCAVQGDGFFAGATPQLDKLLVQVTKQIQDPDLEGRTVYDSWAANNEGISKIERLARADSDFSAFLHHAGIPSVDLYYGEAFGGYHTAFDSYKWMIEHGDPSFHRHVAIAELWGLLGLRLADDPVLPFDYLSYSTQLHEYATTLITFLDGGISVHPLNASVDELSAAIREALEEGKVYSPPEDSESKMPFFPGIADAISPARKHAGKGTQLGVQHEIWRVARAIRRVAATLRGELI